The Trueperaceae bacterium sequence TCCTCGGCCGGCAGCTTCACGGACGCGAGCTTCTCGAGGTCGTAGCCGCGCACGGCCCTGAACTCGAAGGGCTCGTGCCGGCTGCGGCGCACGAGCAGTGAGCCGCTGTCGCTGCCGGGGACCAGCCTGATCGCCGCGTCGAGGACCCGGTCGTAGAGCTCCTGCGTGGCCACGTCCTCCGAGGCCTCGTGGAGCCTGAGCAGCTCCTCGAGCGCGGCGGCGTAGCGGTGGCCGTCGAGGTGGGGCCGTACCACGCGGCTCGCCTGCAGGAGCGTGGAGCGGTGGGCGCCGAGGTAGGGGAGCCCCGCCGGGAAGCGCAGCAGGAGCGCGTAACGCATGGGCTTCACCTCCCCGACGGGCAGCGCCAGCAGGCCGTCGGGGTAGGCCCTCACGCCTTCCCGGCGCAGAGCGTCCCTCAGCACCTCCTCGCGCCGCCCGGTCCCCTCCTCGTCCCAGCGGCCCTCGGCGGCCAGGACGCGGAGGCGGGCGTCGTCGTCGACGACGAGCATGACAGCCTCGGCGCCGAGGTGCTCGTGCAGGGTGCGCGCGACCCGCGCGGCCGCGTCCTCGAGGTCCTCGCTGGCGGCCAGGGTCGTGGACAGCGCGGCCTGCAGGCGCGTCTCGAGGCGCTCGGAGAGCTCGGTCACGTGCTCGTCGAGGCTGGCGCTGAGGTGCGCGAGCAGCCGCCGCTCCTCGGCCGTGAACGGCGTCTCGCGCTCGATCTCGAGCGAGGCGATCACGTCCCCGCGCTCGCGCAGGTCGAGGCGCACGACCGCGGAGCCGGACGCGGGGGTCGCCGATCCCCCTGCCCCCGTCGAGCTCTCGGCGCCCGCCCAGCGCACCCGCGCCCTGGCGCCCAGCTCGGTCGCCAGCGCGAGAGCGGCCGCCGGCACCAGGTCCTCGACGCGCGAGAACTCCCGCAGGCGCAGGGGCAGCGTGAGCAGACGCTCGGCCAGCGTCACCGGGCCGGTGGCGTCGGCTGTGTGGCGCTGGGTCGGCTCGGGCATGACGGTCTCGAGGAGCGGGCGCGGCTGAACCCCCGCGCGGCGGGCGCCGCGCGCCAGCGGTCCTGACCTCCCGCCGAAGCTAGCACCGGCTCCCGTGAGACTTGTCCGACGGGGGCCGGGGCCGCTCGTCTGCGACGGGGCGGAGGGGCGTCCGCGGCCCTACGCTCCGAGGGATGCCCGGCGGCGAGGCGGCCGGTGCGGTGCTCGTGACGCCGCGAGCACCCGCGGGCGGCGCGCCGTGCTGGACTGTGGGCATGCCTGACGGCCAGCCGACCGTGGTGCGCAACCCCGCGGAGAGCCGCTTCGAGGTCGTGCAGGACGGTCACGTGGCCGTCCTCGAGTACGTGCGCGTGCGGCGCTCCTTCCTGCTGGTGCACACCGGCGTGCCCCCTGAGCTGGAGGGCCGCGGCATCGGCGGCGCCCTGGCGAGGGCCGCCCTCGACCACGTGCGCCGCGCCGACCTCATCGCGGTGCCGCTGTGCCCGTTCGTGCGGTCCTACATCAGGCGGCACCCCGAGTACCTCGAGCTCGTCGGCTTCGGCGAGCGGGGCGACCGCATGTGCTGAGCGCGCGGCGCCGACAGGCGTAAGAGCCAGTTCGGGCGCCGACCGCTTGGCGACGGCTGCGCCGCGCTGACCGCATCACGATGACGTCACGGTCGCCTCCCTAGCCTCCGGGCGCGTTGGCCGGAGGCCGACGCCAAGGAGGTAGCCATGAGAAGGCTCCATTGCGCCGTGCTCCTCGTTGTCGTCGTCTCCTGCCTGTCCCGGGCGGCGGCCCAGGTCAACATCGCGTTCGAGAAGGCGGCCGTCAGCGACGGCGTCTGGATGGGGACCGTGTCCGGCGACGTCACGGGCCGCCTCGTCACGCTGATGGTCGCGGCCGACCAGTCGCGGCCGGTGTGGGAGGTCGACTTCTACTGGATCGTCCTGGCCGACGACCCGGGCCGGTCGTTCGTCGCCCGGCTGACGGGGACGCTCGACAGCGGGTCCGGCGAGGTCGCGATGAGCGGCGTCGTCAACGAGGGCTACCTGGCGGGAGCGCGCGTGGACGAGTCCGGCCACCTCGTCGACGCCACGACCTCGCGCTTCGAGGGGACGATCCGCCTCGCGGCCGCGCCCGCCGACAACGCGAGCTCGTGCGGCGAGGGCGGCTCGATGGACGGCTACCCGTGGGACGACGCGTCTTCCTGCTCGTCTCCGCCGGCGACGGCCCGGGCGGCCGCGGGGACGACCCAGCCCGCGGGCGACGCCTGCGGCGAGGGCGGCTCGATGGACGGCTACCCCTGGGACGACGCCTCGCGCTGCTCGCCGCGGAGGCCCTAGGCGCCCCGTGCGGGTCCGGACGGCCATGGCCTCGGCGAGCGTGAGCGCCGGCGGACCTAGCCGCCCGGCTCGGGACCGTCTGACGCGGCGGCGTGCTCGGGGCCGGGCACGCCGCCGCGCCCCAGCAGGCGGGCGACGGCGTCGCCCAGGCTGGGCAGCGGACCGGTCCAGGGCGCGCGGGCGGCCAGCAGCTGCCGCGCCAGGGCGCGGTGCTCGGGCCGGGAGGCGGGGTGGGCGGCGACCAGCGCGAGCAGTACGCTGCCGCCCGCCGGCGCGCCCAGCCTCGCCAGCTCGAGGACGGCGGCCAGGACGAGCGGCAGCTCAGCGAGCTCCCACGCCTGCGCCAGTGCCTCCTCCAGGAGCTCCTTGGCGGCCGCCCCGGCGGCGTACGCCCCACGAGCGCCCGCCCCGCCGCCGGATGCCTCCGCACCACCTCCCGCCCCATCGTCGCCACCCGCCGTACCGGCGTCCGCCCCTCCGCCCTCCGCGACCGCCGCTGCCGCCTGGCCCAGTACCAGCCGAGCTTCTACCTGGAGGGCCCGCTGGCCCAGCTCGGTCGCCACGCCGAGGGCCCGCGCGGCGTGGCGCTCGGCGTCCGCCGTTTCGCCCCTGGCGCGGGCGACGGCGGAGAGCTGCAGCTCCAGGTAGGGGACGCGCTGCCTGAAGCGCGCGCGGTCGGCGAGCTCGAGGCCCTGCTCGAAGCGCCGGGCCGCGCCCTCCAGGTCGCCGCGGGCGAGGCTCAGCCGCCCCAGGTAGTCGAGGTCGTTGACGATCCCGGCGGCGTTGCCCAGCGCCCGGTTGTGCTCCAGCGACTGCTCGAAGTGCCGTTCGGCCTCGTCGTGCCTGCCGGCCTTCAGCTCGGCGAGGCCGAGGTTGCCGCTGAGCAGCGAGATACTCCAGGCGTCGCCCGTGTCCTCCGCGATCGCGAGGCCGCGGGACAGCCACCGCAGCGCGTCCTCGTCGTCGCCCCGGCGGGCGGCCACGGTGCCGAGGACCTGCCAGCAGAGCAGCTCCGTGCGCGGGTCGCCCCCCTCCGCCACGGCGAGCGCCTGCTGGGCCGCCGCCACGGCCTCGTCGAAGCGGCCGAGGGCGGACCGGAACCAGCCGAGGTGCACGAGGACGTAGCCGAGCAGCGCCCGCCGCTCCGCGCCGCCGCCTGCGAGCAGGCCGAGCGCCCTCGCGAACAGGGACTCGCCCTCGTGGAAGCGCCCCTGGATGCCGTGGAAGAACACGAGCGGCTCGCCGGCCGTGCGACACGCGGCGTCCCAGCCGCGCGCGACGCCGCGCAGCCACGCCGCGATCAGGTCGGGGTAGTCGGGTGTCAGCTCCTCGAGCATCAGCGCCTGCTGCGGGCCGTGGAGGCGCTCGACCCAGCTCGCCAGCAGCCGCAGGTGGTGGTGAGCGTGGGCGTCCCGCAGCGCCTCGGCCTCGTCCGGGTCCTCCCGCAGCAGGCCGCGCGCCAGCTCCCTGAGCAGGGGGTGCATGACGTAGCGTCCTGGGCCGCTCTGCCGCAGCAGGGACTTCTCGACGAGCGCGCCGAGGAGGGGGCGCGAGGCCCCGGCGACGGCCTCGGCGGCCAGCTCGCCGAACTCGCCGGCGAAAGCGGCGAGGCGGCGGTACGCCTCCCGCTCGCTCGCGGTCAGTAGGCGCCAGGAGTGCTCGAAGGCGGCCCGCAAGCTGCGGTGGCGGCTGGGGAGGTCGCGGGCGTCGCTCTCCAGCGACAGGACGTCGTCCTCGAGGGCGGCCAGCACCTCGCCGAGGCTCAGCGTCCTGAGGGAGCCGGCGGCGAGCTCGACGGCCAGGGGCAGGCCGCCCAGCAGCCGGCACAGGGCCACGGACGAGTCGAGGTCCGCGCCGCGCAGCTCGAAGGTCGGCGCCACCTGCCTCGCCCTGTCGGCGAGCAGGCGCACGGCGCCGTAGGTGAGCGCCTCGTCGGCGTCGGCCACGTCGGCGGCGGGCACGGGCAGCCCGTCGAGGGGCAGGAGCCACTCGCCCTGCAGGCGCAGCCGCTCGCGCGACGTCACCAGGCACCGCAGCCGGGGGCACCCCGCGAGGAGCTCGGCCACGACGAGGGCGCCGCTGACGAGGTGGTCGAAGTCGTCGAGTAGCAGGAGCAGATGCCTCCGCTCGAGCGCCGCCACGACCTGGTCGAGGGGAGCCTGCCCGCCGCGCAGGCGCACGCCGGCGGCGCGGGCCACGGCGAGCGGGACCTCGTCTGGCGAGGACACCTCCGCCAGCGGCACGAGGACGACGCCCTCGAAGCGCTCCGCGAGGCGCTCGGCGGACCGCAGCGCCAGGCGGGTCTTGCCCACGCCCCCCGGACCGAGCACCGTGAGCAGCCGACACTCGTCGCCGGTGAGCCGCTCCTCGACGACCCGGAGCTCCGCCTCGCGCCCGACGAACGAGGTCAGGGGCTCGCGCGGACCCGCCCGGCGCGGCGGACCCTCCGTCGCGGGCCACCGCTCGGCCGACGGCTCCTCCGGCGGGCCCTCGCGCAGGACCGCCGCGGTGGCGGCCGCGGGCTCGAGGCCCACCTCCTCGGCCAGGCGGGCGGCGAAGCGCCGGTAGAGGCGGCGGGCCTCGTCCGGGTCGCCGAACCTCACGTGGAGGCGCATGCTGGACCTGACGACGGCCTCGTCGAGCGGGTCCTGGGCCAGGAGGCGCTCGTAGGTCGCCTCCGCCTCCTCGGGTCGTCCGGCGGCCACGGCGGCCTCGGCGTGGCGCAGGGCGGCGCGGCGGTACGACTCGCGGAGCTGGGAGCGCTCGAGCTCCAGCCAGCTCGAGAACTCGCTGGCGTCGTCGACCTCGAGGCCCTCGGCCAGGTCGCCGGCGTAGGCGTAGGCGGCGTCCCGCCAGTCCTCGGCGGCCAGAGCGCGCCTGAACGCGCCGACGTCGCTCTCGACGCGCCAGCGCAGGCGCGTCTCGTCGCCCTCGAGCGCGTCGCCCAGCGGCAGCGTGCGGGCGCGGGCCAGGAGCTGGCGCAGGTTGATGCGGGCCTGCGCCGTCGGAACGTCGGGCCAGAACAGGTAGGAGAGCCTCTCGCGCGAGACCCAGCTCTCGGCGCACGCCAGGTACGTCAGGAGCCCGAGGCGCTTGTCGAGGGGCAGGTCACGCCACTCGCCGGCGTGCCATACCCGGGGCGCCCCGAGCAGACGCGCCCCCCGTGGCATGGCCGAGTGTAGGGCCCGTCCGGCCCTGTCGGTAGCCCCTAGCCGGCTCCCAGCGACCAGGCCAGCGCGCGGCGGGCCGCGTCGGCCGGGGCGCCGTCGGCGACCGCGCGCAGCGCCGCGCGCCAGGCGCCGAGGAGCACCCTGCCGGCGGGCCGGGGAGCGTGCGGCGCGGCCAGCGCCGCGAGGGTCTCGGCGAGCAGCTCCGGCTCGCCGCCGGCGGGGTCGCCGAGGATGCGGGCCGCGCGGAAGCCCACGGCGGCGTCGAACCCCACGAGCAGGGCCGCCGCCACGCCCTCGCGACCGCCCACGGCCGCGTGCGCCCCCTCCATGCGGTCGCGCACGCGGCGCTCCATCTCGAGCCGCACGAAGTCGAACAGCCCCTGCTTGGAGCCGAAGTGGTGGTAGAGGGCGCCCGTCGTGGCCTCGGCGAGGCGAGCGATCTCGACGACGCTCGCGCCCGCGAAGCCGAGAGCCTCGAACCGCTCGAGGGCGGCGGCGACGAGCCTGGCCTTGGCGCTGCCGGGCACCGGCACCCACTCGCGCACGCGGCCAGCATAACCCGTTGACGCTCTAACGTAATCGGTTTATGTTGCTGCCCGGAGACCACGCTCGGGAGGCGGAGATGAAGCTCGCGTTCGTCTACATGCCGGTGAAGGACGTCCAGGCGGCCCTGGCGCTCTACCGCGACCACCTGGGCCTCGCGGAGGCCTGGCGGGAGGGCGAGCTGACCGTGGCCCTCCAGCTCCCGGGCACGGACGTGCAGCTGATGGTCGACCAGGAGGTCCAGGACGACCCGCCTGGTGCCGGACCGTTCTTCGTCGTGGACAGCGTCGACGACTTCTACGCGGCGAACAGGGCGTCCTTGGACTTCGTCGTCGCGCCCAAGGACATCCCGCCCGGGCGCTACGCCGCCTTCCTCGACCCGAGCGGCAACGTCGTCCGCGTCATGGACACGACGAAGGACCTCTAGGCGGCGCGGCAGCTTGCGGACCCGCCGGGCCGGGCCCCGGCCCGGCGGGTGTGAGCGGTCACCTGTAGCGGACGATGTCCACGGCGCCGACGCCGCTGTCGATGCTCAGGTCGACGCGCTCGCTCGCGGACGCGTAGCCCGCCGAGACGTACACGTCGCCGTCGCGCGTGAAGTCGGGCGGCGCGGAGATGGCCCCGACGCCGCGGGACACCGCGATGCGCGCCTCGACGCCCTCGGGGATGCGGATCGTCGCCGCGCCGACCCCCGTGTCGATGTCGGCCGTGTACGAGCCGCGCGGCAGCGTTACCGTCGCAGCGCCGACGCCGGTGCTCACCTCCAGACGCTCGAGCCGCAGGCTCGAGAGGTCGAGGGTCGCCTCGCCCACGCCGGTGTCGACGTCGAGGGACAGGGGTACGGCGCCCGTGAGCGTCAGCTCCCAGGTCCCGCCGCGCCCGAACGGCACCGACCTGAAGCGCCCCTCGGAGTCGAGCGAGAAGCGGGCGACGCCGCCCACGACCTCGAACGAGCGCTCGATGCGCTCGCCCGGCAGCGGCGCCACGCTGCCCTCGACGAGCAGGTCGGCGCCGGCGTCACCGTCGACGACCAGGCGCGTCACGCCGGTGGAGATGCTGACCTCGGCGCTGCTGGCGCCCTCGAGGCCCTGCGCGACCGGCTCGGGGCTGGGCGCCCCGCCGGCCAGGATGGGGCCGGTGACGGTCAGGTAGATCGCCGCGCCGGCCACCAGCGTGCCGACCGCGACGAGCAGGCGGTGCTGCCCGCGCAGCAGGACGTCGACGCCGACGGCGATGAGGACGAGCGGCCAGAGGTACCAGAGGCCCCAGAGGGCGTCCCAGCTCACCCAGCCGATGTTCGCGGCGAACAGGAACGCGCCGGCCGCGATGAGGACGAGCGGCCAGACGGCCACCGGTCGGGGCGCGGGACGGCCGGCCATGCCGTTGCTGGTGGTCATGTCAAGCACCTCCCTGCGGCAGGGTCGGGCCCTTGGGCGCCGAGCCGCGGCGCGAGAGCAGGTAGAGGCCGACCAGCATCAGGGCGATGGGGACGACGACGCCGGAGACCGCGCCGGTGAGCAGGACGATCGCGAGCACGGCCAGGGCGACGACGGCGGGGTAGACGGCCCAGCGCTGCCCGCCCTGGGACGCCGGCAGGAGGTAGAGCAGGCCGAACGTGGCGGCGATGCCGAGGAAGAAGAGCCAGGCGGTGTCGAGGCGCGGCGCGCGCACGTCGAGCCAGGCGACGAGCGCCAGCGTGATGAGGACGCCGGCCGGGATGATCGCCCACCAGCGCTCGTGGCCGGTGAGGTAGACGAGGGCGAAGCCGATCCCGAGGATGCCGAGGAAGTAGGCGCCCCCCGCCTCGCCAGCCACGATCGTGACGCCGATGGCGCCGAGGGCGGCGCCGGGTATCAGCGCCCACCAGTCCCGCCTGTCCCTCGTGTACCGGTAGACGAAGGCCGCGCCGCCGGCGAGGAAGAGCAGCGCCCAGAGCCAGTCGCTGAACCAGCTCATCCAGCCGAGCTGCAGCGCCAGTAGGACCAGCCCGCCGACTATCAGCAGGTAGGCCCAGCGGTCGGGGGTACCTCCTAGAGCCCTCATCGCTTCCCTCCTCGGCGGCGGTCGGGCGCCGCCCCGCCCGGCTCTGAGCCGGGCCGGCCACGGGTGTCTCCAGCTGGACTCGAGCTGCTGTGGTCTGCCACCACATCACCTCCCCACGCGAGTGGTCACTGTCGGGAGGTCGGGGCGGGAACGTCCGTCGGCCGGGATCCCGGTCGCCGGGGTCGCGAGGTGACCCTCCAGCGATGGCGCACCCGAAGTGGCGCGAGGTCCGCGGACCTCTGGGTCCACGATAGAGCGGCGGAGCGTCGTCCGCGAGGAGGTTCGTCCCCCCGCGCCTGGGCCCGCTGGGCATGCGGTGGCGGGCGTGCGGCTACGTCGGCACCCACGCCGGGCCCCGGGTCCGCCGTGCGCGGGCTCGTGCGACCGGCCGGCGCGTGGCCGAGGCTCAGACGCCGACGAGCATGGCGGTCAGGTACATGACGGCGAGCCCCGCGGCGAAGCCGGCCAGCGTGGTGCCCGAGAGCCAGCCGCCGCTGTGCCTCCGCGCCTGGCTCGCCAGGTGCGCCCCCACCTCGACGATCACCTGGAGGATCGCCCCGGCGCCGAGGCCCAGGAAGAGCGCCGCCCACTGCGGGGCGAAGGCGAAGGCGCCGAACCAGGTGCCCAGCACGGCCGGCAGGCCGGCGATGGCGGCGAGGCCAGCGAAGCGCGCCAGCGTGGGCCGGTGACGCGACATGACGCCGGCGATGCCGATGCCCTCGGTGACGTTGTGGAGCGTGAACCCGACGACGAGGAACGAGCCCAGCGCCACGGCACCGGAGGCCAGCGCGGCGCCTATCGCCAGCCCCTCGCCGAGGTTGTGCAGGCCGATGCCCAGGGCGAGGAAGCCGGCGAGGGCGAGCCCCTCCGGCCGGCCGCGTCGCCGGCCCACGGCGAGCAGCGCGAGGAACGCCAGCGCGGCCGAGAGCCACACCAGCAGGCCGCCCTGGAACGCGCCCGCGGCGCCGGCGGCGAGCTCGAGCCCCTCCTGCAGCGTGTCGACGAGCAGGAAGGCGAGGAGGCCGATCGTGAGGGCCAGCAGGAAGCGCATACCCCCCTCGCCCAGCGACCTGAGCGCGGGGTAGAAGAGGAGGCCCAGGCATACCGGCACGATGCCCACGTACACGCCCAGCAGCGCGTAGGCGAGGAGCCTGCCGAGGGTGAAGGACGGCGTGGGGACCGCGACGGCGATCTCGTGCGTGAAGGCCAGGCCCGTCGACGTGAGGAGCGTCACCACGTGCGTCTCGCCCTCGACCCAGGGGTAGGGCAAGCTGACCTCGGCGACCTCGAGGCGGCCCAGCGGCCCCGGCGGGTCCTGCGCGAACGTCCAGTAGGCGCCGTCCACCTGCACCTGGGCGATGCGCACGGGCTCGCTGCCGTCGGCCCTCACCCGCAGGTGGATGCCGTCGGCGTCGAGCGACGTGCGCTCCACGGTGAGCTCCTCGACCGGCGGCGCGGCCACGCCCAGCGGGGCCAGCGGGTCGGTGGCCAGGAACAGCCACACCAGCACGCCGAGGAGCGCCAGGGGGACGAGGGCCAGCAGCGGGCCGGCGTACGCCCGGCGGGCGGGGATCGCCTCGACGTTCACGCGACGACCTCGAACGCGCTCATCCAGCCGAGCTCAGCGAACTCGGACTGGTGGGCGTGGAACATGTACAGGCCCGGCTCGTGGTCGGCGAAAGAGAACTCGAGGATCCCGCGCTGCGCCTGGCACTGCATGACGTTGTCGACGGTGCGCACCGTGGGCGTGAGCGTGGTGCCGTGGTCGTAGTAGTCGAAGAAGTTGCCGTGCAGGTGGAACGAGTTCACGGGGTCGAACTCGACGATGTTCACCAGGTAGACGCGCACCGGCCTGTCGCGCTCGACGCGGATGGGCCGCTTCATGTAGGCGTGGGCGACCGTGTTGACGGCGTAGACCTCGTTCTCGTCGTCGAAGTTGGTGTCGAACGCGTTCATGACCATCACGAACTCCTGCCACCGCGCGTTCTCCGGCGTGCCCAGCAGCCGGGAGCGGGCCGCCTCGGCCTGCTCGGGGTGGCGCTCGGGGTCAGGGTCGACGATGAACGCGCCGTAGAGCCCCTTGTGGATGTGGCGCTTCAGCGGCACGGCGTGGCAGTGGTAGAGGTGGCAGCCGAAGGGCAGCGCGTCGAACTCGTAGGTGAACGACTCGCCCGGCGCGATCATGCCCCTGCCGATGCCGGCCACGCCGTCCATGGCCGCCGAGTGGATGCCGTGGAAGTGCACGGTGTGCGGGTGGCTGCCGCCGTTCGTGAAGTGGATGCGCAGGCGGTCGCCCTCCTTGGCCCGCAGCGTCGGACCTGGCACGCGGCCGTTGTACGTCCAGGCGGGGAAGAAGAGCCCCGGCGCGATCTCGATCTCCTTGTCGATGGCCACGAGCGAGTACTCGCGGAGCGTCCTGCCGTCGGCGGTCGTGGAGACCGTGCCGGTGTCCCAGTCGGTGAGCAGCTCGTGCGGGTCGAAGCCGTTGCGGGCGTTGTCGACCTCGCCGACCGTCGTCATGAGGCCGTGCTCGCCGTGGGAGTGGCCGGGGACGGCGGCGGCCCCGCCCGCCGCGGCGGTCGTGGGGGGCCGGTACGCCGGCCTGAACGACGGGAGGAACGCCGGGTCCTCGCGCGCGGCCACGAAGGGTCTCAGTAGCTGGGACAGCACGAGGCTGCCGCCGCCCAGCAGCCCCGACCGCAGGATCGCGCGGCGGCGTTCGTCGGTTCGTCTCATCGCACCCTGCCTCGCAGGCACCCCTGGTGGTGACCCCGGTTTAGGCCGGGCTGACCAAGATGTTAGGGCTGCCTAACTAAGCTTAGGGAGCGCTGTCGGGTTTGTCAACGGCACCGGTCAGGTCGTAGCTGAGCGCTCCCGACGGGCACATCTCGATCTGGGACGCTATCCTCTCGGGCGTGTCCAGGTCCGCGCGTACCCAAGGGCGGCGGTGCACGTCGAAGACGAGCGGCAGGCCGCGGAGGCATACCCCCGTGTGCCAGCACCTGCGGGCGTTGAAGTACACGGTGATGCCGTCGGCCCGGTAGGCGCGGCCCCGCTCGCCCCTGTCCAGCGGGTCGTCGGGTGTGGGGTCGCGGTCGTCGTGCTCCGCGCCGGGCCCGTCGCTGCCCCGGCCGTCATGGCGGTCATCGTCAGGCTGCGCCATCGCCTACCTCCTCGCCTGCTCGACTCTGTGGCGGGAGGGTACGCCGCGGGCCGGTGAGACGCCAGGACCGTGCTCCGCGCGACGACCGCGACTGCGCAAGGTCCGGGCCCACCGGCACGCGAGCCGGCGCCGGCTGGGCCGAGCGGGGGCCGCGTCGCCGCGGGGCCGGGGGCTGCATAATGACGAGTGTCCGCGACATGGACCCTGCAGCTCATGGGCAGGGCCCAGCTCCGCGCGCCCGGCGGCGAGGTCCTGGAGCTCGACCGCAAGGCGGCGGGGCTCCTCGGCTACGTGGCCCTCGAGGGCCCGACGCCGCGCTCCACCGTCGCCGGGCTCCTCTGGCCGGACAGCGGGGAGGAGCAGGCCCGCACCAACCTGCGCAAGCTGCTCCTGGCGCTGCGCAGGGTCGGCCCGGTCGTCCAGGGTGACGCGCACCTGGCGCTCGCCGAGGGCGTGCGGGTCGACGTGAACGAGCTGCTCGCCGCGGGGCGGGCGGCGGCGGCGACGGGGCCGGGCGACGTCGCGATGGGCCAGGGTGACGTGGCGCCGGGACTGGGCGCGTCCGCGCCGGGGCGGGGCATCGTGCCGCTGCTCGCCGGGCTCGTCTACGACGACTGCCCGGACTTCGCCGACTGGCTGTCGGTGTGGCGGGAGCGCCTGTGGGAGCGCCAGCTCCGCGACCTCGAGGCCGAGGCGCAGAGGCTGGAGGAGGAGGGCGAGCTGGGGGCGGCGCTCCAGGCGGCGGTCAGCCTCGTGTTCCTCGAGCCGCTCTCGGAGGCGGGGCATCGCCGCGTGATGCGCCTGCACTACCTGCTGGGCGACCGCGCGGCCGCGCTCGCCGCCTACCACCGCTGCCAGGACGTGCTCCAGCGCGAGCTGGGGGTCGCGCCGCTGCCCGAGACCGCGGCGCTGGCCAGGGAGATCGAGCGGGAGGCCGTCTACGTGCCCCCGCGGTCCAAGAGGCCGATCCCCCTCAGGGTCGTCAGACCGCCGCTGGTGGGTCGCGACGAGGCGTGGGCGCGCCTCGAGGCCGCCTGGGAGGCCGGCCGCGCCGTCTACCTGAGCGGCGACGCCGGGGTCGGCAAGTCCCGCCTGCTGCACGACTTCGCCGCCGGCAAGGGCCGGTTCCTGGCCACCGCGGCGCGGCCGGGCGAGAGGGCGATCCCCTACGCCACCGGCGTGCGGCTCCTCCGCGGGCTGCTCGAGGGCGAGAGCGTGGAGGAGCTGGAGCCCTGGGCGCGTCTCGAGCTGAGCCGCGTCCTGCCCGGTCTCGCCGAGGCGCGACCGGCGCCGACGCCGCCCGAGGAGGAGCACCGCTTCTACGAGGCGTGGGCGCTGGTCTTCGAGCGCTGGTCGCGTCGCGCGGACGCCCTCGTCAACGACGACCTGCACAACTGGGACGAGGCCGGCCTGCGCGTGGCGACCTACCTGGCCTCTCGTGGAGGCGCGTCGCCCTCGCGCTCCCTGAACGCCTTCCGCCCCGCGGAGCTGCCGCCCTCGCACAGGCGCCTGGTCGACGAGCAGGTGCGCGCCGGCCTGGCGGAGGTGATCGAGGTGGCCCCCCTCCCCCCCGAGGCCGTGGCCGAGCTGTCGGTGCGGCTGGAGCTGCCCGACGCCCCCGCTCTCGCGCCCCAGCTCCACGCCCTCACCGGCGGCAACCCGCTCTACCTCGTCGAGGCGCTCAAGAGCCTCTACGAGACCGACTCGTTCGGGGCCGACGACCTCCCCGAACGCCTGGGGAGCGTGCTGGTGCGTCGCCTGGAGCAGCTGTCGTCGGGGGCGCATCAGCTCGCCATGGCGGTCGCCGTGGCCGGCGAGCTCGACCTGGAGCTGGCGGCAGCGATGCTGGAGGTCGGCCCGCTCGAGCTGGCCGGGCCGGTGCGGGAGCTCGAGGAGGCCCACCTGCTGCGCGACGGGAGCCTCTCGCACGACCTCGTGGGCGAGGTGCTGCGTCAGGGGATGCCGGCGGCCGTCGGGCGCCTGCTCCACCAGCGCGCCGCCGCGCTGCTCGAGGCCCGCGGCGAGGCCCTGCGGGCGGCTGAGCACTGGCTGGAGGCGGGCGACGCGGCCCGCGCCGTCCAGCAGTGGCGGTCGGCGGCCCGCGACATGCGCGAGCGCGGCCTGCCCCACGAGGCCGTGTCGGTCCTCGAGCGCGCCCTCGAGCTGGCCCGGGGCCGGAGGGAGGCCCCGGAGCTGAACCTGGAGCTGGCCGAGATGTACTTCGAGGTCGGGCGCTACGCGGACGCCGAGGACCGCCTCGAGGCGCTCCCCTCCGGGGCGGATGGCCCCAGGCTGCGCGCCGTGGCCCTGAAGGTCAGGGCGAGCCTGCTGCGCGCGCTCGGCAAGGTCGAGGAGGCCAAGGCGGCCATAGCGGAGGGCAGCCGGCTGGCCGCCCACCTGGACGACGAGGGGCTGCGGGTCGACTTCCTCGGCCAGCGGGTCGAGGTGGCCGCGCTCGAGGGCAGCTACGAGGAGGCCCT is a genomic window containing:
- a CDS encoding GGDEF domain-containing protein; the encoded protein is MPEPTQRHTADATGPVTLAERLLTLPLRLREFSRVEDLVPAAALALATELGARARVRWAGAESSTGAGGSATPASGSAVVRLDLRERGDVIASLEIERETPFTAEERRLLAHLSASLDEHVTELSERLETRLQAALSTTLAASEDLEDAAARVARTLHEHLGAEAVMLVVDDDARLRVLAAEGRWDEEGTGRREEVLRDALRREGVRAYPDGLLALPVGEVKPMRYALLLRFPAGLPYLGAHRSTLLQASRVVRPHLDGHRYAAALEELLRLHEASEDVATQELYDRVLDAAIRLVPGSDSGSLLVRRSRHEPFEFRAVRGYDLEKLASVKLPAEELLVWYGPDEAGWRRGRPRVARADVHDIAQLGLAASPQLASAIGSYDGIQATLCLPVLHEGEVLAVLNLESTTEAGAFGRDSVELCLLFGPAVASLLHRQHVRDLLMNAALTDELTGLKNRRAFDEALVRELARRERAGSRMSLMLMDLSGFKAVNDAHGHVAGDRALVAVADALRHAIRQTDVLSRWGGDEFAAVLIDTAAHEAEETAARVKQAVSALSVDGDGLAIAIGVATAPDNGVDADELLAAADERMYADKQA
- a CDS encoding tetratricopeptide repeat protein yields the protein MPRGARLLGAPRVWHAGEWRDLPLDKRLGLLTYLACAESWVSRERLSYLFWPDVPTAQARINLRQLLARARTLPLGDALEGDETRLRWRVESDVGAFRRALAAEDWRDAAYAYAGDLAEGLEVDDASEFSSWLELERSQLRESYRRAALRHAEAAVAAGRPEEAEATYERLLAQDPLDEAVVRSSMRLHVRFGDPDEARRLYRRFAARLAEEVGLEPAAATAAVLREGPPEEPSAERWPATEGPPRRAGPREPLTSFVGREAELRVVEERLTGDECRLLTVLGPGGVGKTRLALRSAERLAERFEGVVLVPLAEVSSPDEVPLAVARAAGVRLRGGQAPLDQVVAALERRHLLLLLDDFDHLVSGALVVAELLAGCPRLRCLVTSRERLRLQGEWLLPLDGLPVPAADVADADEALTYGAVRLLADRARQVAPTFELRGADLDSSVALCRLLGGLPLAVELAAGSLRTLSLGEVLAALEDDVLSLESDARDLPSRHRSLRAAFEHSWRLLTASEREAYRRLAAFAGEFGELAAEAVAGASRPLLGALVEKSLLRQSGPGRYVMHPLLRELARGLLREDPDEAEALRDAHAHHHLRLLASWVERLHGPQQALMLEELTPDYPDLIAAWLRGVARGWDAACRTAGEPLVFFHGIQGRFHEGESLFARALGLLAGGGAERRALLGYVLVHLGWFRSALGRFDEAVAAAQQALAVAEGGDPRTELLCWQVLGTVAARRGDDEDALRWLSRGLAIAEDTGDAWSISLLSGNLGLAELKAGRHDEAERHFEQSLEHNRALGNAAGIVNDLDYLGRLSLARGDLEGAARRFEQGLELADRARFRQRVPYLELQLSAVARARGETADAERHAARALGVATELGQRALQVEARLVLGQAAAAVAEGGGADAGTAGGDDGAGGGAEASGGGAGARGAYAAGAAAKELLEEALAQAWELAELPLVLAAVLELARLGAPAGGSVLLALVAAHPASRPEHRALARQLLAARAPWTGPLPSLGDAVARLLGRGGVPGPEHAAASDGPEPGG
- a CDS encoding helix-turn-helix domain-containing protein, whose translation is MREWVPVPGSAKARLVAAALERFEALGFAGASVVEIARLAEATTGALYHHFGSKQGLFDFVRLEMERRVRDRMEGAHAAVGGREGVAAALLVGFDAAVGFRAARILGDPAGGEPELLAETLAALAAPHAPRPAGRVLLGAWRAALRAVADGAPADAARRALAWSLGAG
- a CDS encoding GNAT family N-acetyltransferase; the protein is MPDGQPTVVRNPAESRFEVVQDGHVAVLEYVRVRRSFLLVHTGVPPELEGRGIGGALARAALDHVRRADLIAVPLCPFVRSYIRRHPEYLELVGFGERGDRMC
- a CDS encoding VOC family protein produces the protein MKLAFVYMPVKDVQAALALYRDHLGLAEAWREGELTVALQLPGTDVQLMVDQEVQDDPPGAGPFFVVDSVDDFYAANRASLDFVVAPKDIPPGRYAAFLDPSGNVVRVMDTTKDL